ttacaggggagactctgtcgaattttcggcaggagtcaaggtcaaaatacagtttgaagggcaaataggtcaagtgtgcccgacattcgccaagtgtcggacacgcacagggtccgactcgaattccaaagcggaatttggttcgTGTCCTGTCAGCtactgtaataacccaaaacaaaaaatctttatttaattattaatttattttgaagaaaGATGATTTTGCCCCTACCATATTTTATTGggaaaaaattattgtaataacccaaaacaaaaaatctttatttaattattaatttattttgtagaaagacgattttgcccccACCATATTTTATTGggaaaaaattgactttttgactgagaagaaatttcacaattacacttacaccgttgcgtagagcacgacgaaacgagtccatagacacggagtggactcgaatcggagttgtaacgaagaaaatacggtcaaaataccgtgaaaggcaaaacggtaatttgaacaaaaatcagatttttatctcttctctctctctcccccctcagtttctctctcctcactctctctctctctctctctctctctctctctctctctctctctctctctctctcctccctcccgcGCCAGCCATCCCTTCCGATCGATCCAGCCGCCGCCACCGACCACCCCGAGCCATTGCGCTGGTACCGACGGGACCGCCTCGACCTCGCCGTCACATCCTGACCGATCTCCGCCCACGAGCCGACCGGAGCTGGccgaaaaaagagaaaaatcgCCGGTTTTTGCCTAAACTTCCAACCCTttgttctccttcaattctcctccGAATTtgtcgagtgaggtatggattctcacctatatatttttcgtgctctagctaatggttggataggtttgcatcaattttaGCCGTAGATTGCCCagttttggatttgaaatttggccgagtTTCGGCCctcgtgatcggccattttcggccagtttttggggtatgtccaagaacaaaagtggctccaaatgtggtgttatacctaggataggagtttggagccgtggttttgagtttttctggCGAgacgttatcgctttggacgcCCACCGCTGCCGACGcatgtggcggcgcgtgggtaAGGGTAGTGCAGTGACCCTGTGTATTTTTGCGATCCTCAGGTCGTCACgcgcgcgtaggatttcgcggatctcaatttggataccgtttgagccccgaacagATTTTCCATATTATGCGACTTCCGGGTTCAGTACtgttgaaccgttggatcgcgctcaatttcagatatgttgttccagataatttcagaatcgtgtaggattcgacggattgtgaatcagagtcccggatactccgaaattgcgaaccctggggctagggtttgaaaattttactattacacgatcgtggttaatccgatcgtcagttttagaccaaacttgcaggacatggttccttaaatgtgaggaacttaaaggaactctcagtttggtaattggaggtcgtggaccccatgGGGTTTcgtatcgaccaatatggaagtttatcgcttagtgaagtctcgagtcttttcagacggttttaaacatctgaaatgcctaagtgggcagaaaaatgactttaaagttagtgcacgcacttctagatgtcgggggtcagggttttacttaaaaacttataccgagcagttttattaattaaatattcatgatgatttacccaggcacccgggaccaagcagacctgcagaagagacattcaggaggtctagctagctcggaccaggagtgagtgggcttttcttttataaatgattttatataaatgaacttcattatttgatcttgaataagtttaatTGATTGTGAATTTTCCTAGCATGGTTTGTGAAGccaaatatctttatttttgtattgctTAGTTAACtatgctaaagagttatagaaagcagagtctgagatttatatcagataaagtgGCAGTatagtttcagatttaacagaaattcagttatttatcagatttttcagaaaccTTATATTTTCTAATGATAGCAGAGTTCTTAACTTAATAAacattcagttattcatcagatttttcagaaatattataatattataatattatattttctcagagttcttgatttaataaaaattcagttcttcagcagattttccagaaatgttatatattttaaaccaccgtgagtacccatctatggttattaccctcagttatgccgatgtctaccgacatccagtttaccctcagttttgtcagtgcacttgacatttgcctcacgagtttcgggggacgcccggaccgtgagtgccaggatttgcggctcggattgacttggtgtcccgagacctgccaggatttgcggctcggattgacttggtgtcaccgagacctgccaggattgcggatcaggctgactacggtcccctgaatcctgccagttgcggctcgagttgactttgtgtcaccgagacctgccagcggatcaggctgactatagtcccctgaatcctgccagtttgcggctcggatagactttgtgtcgccgagacctgccaggggaattgacggaattacatgggtacatccgagtggtagttttaattgattgcagtgcttttatgcaaggtttgagtacattgcttttatgcaaatctgattacagtgtttttatgcaagtttggattttagtgctttcatgcaagttttattgatcttgaagacgattgcatatatttatataaatatgtaactgCGTTGATTTTAATATACCTCAAAGGTAGTTtagatattcagttttactcaactatatttttacaatgggggttagtatactcttagtatattttatgaacctttatttttgtccactcacattttcaaatgttttgcgcccccaggatgtagcgtgcacaggaaatccaccaccgggccatcttgacTTCCGCGCCATATTGTTACAAAAGTGTAGGTTTGTACAAAGATTAACTTATCTGTATACTATTAgaactgctctgatatatttCCCTAGAGTGAGAATGGAACTATTGGCTTGtatattgaagtgctggcagttggttgtgtggatatttctgctcgttttgacaggtgtaattttgggattgagcaaattataggggagactctgccgaattttcggtaggagtcaaggttaaaattacagttagaagggcaattaggtcaattgtgcccgacatttgccaagtgtcggacacgcgcAGGGTtggactcgaattccaaagtggaatttggttcgggtcctgtcagctACAGTGCCCACGTGCCGCCACACaacagagtggctctgataccaaattgtcacatcccgggatcaactccgccgtagcacaatttgtccgctttgggtccccctctctgccctcacggttttgtttctgggaactcacgagcaacttcccagtgggtcacccatcctgggattgctctagccccaactcaCTTAatttcggagttcctacgactctgaagccagtgagctcccaaaaggcatcgtgctagatggatgcgggtgtgcacatataaggcacatcaccccctctccgttgattgatgtgggatcttacagtTGCAAAGTTTTGATCCACGGGCTTGGAAAGGGGTCTCCTTGTTTTCCTATATCCAAAAGGTGAATTAATTAGAATTAGAAGAAATAGTTACCTTACACAATCAGAATCCTATGACTACATcattcttattattttttagggagagagagagagagagagagagagagagagatacttAAGAACAGAGCTTAGAATTTCATCGTCAAAACTGAGGTGGAAgaacaaaaactgaaaattggggttgaagatgaagatgagagACTGGAGGTCGTGAGTTATGATCTGGTGTTTATTAGGAATTccaattttatgttaaaagggtaataaaggtatttcatcttaataattaaattaaaaatatatacagctattgatttttgggtttattttgggtgtgtttatatacagtaaataatatagggtatttttatagttttatgTATAGAAATGgatatttaactaattttctattaaaaataagattaacaCATAAGCATTTGAGTGAAAATAACTCCAACTAAGAATCCTATCATGAATGTATGATTATGTTATGATTTACCTGAAATCAATTTCCTCATATCGATCAAGTCACACTTTGAAAATCCGGGATTGAATGTGTTGTGGCAAAACTTCCAATGAAAGATATTCACACACTAATTCCTGACCTTTGTTAGAGTATAGGAAATgccaatacaattttcatactaacacATTACAACATTGGAATTAATTAGAATTGAAAGGGATCATCTAGTGGCTTTTCTTGCTAATTTAGAGCCCAAGAATCTGTCATGACCCAAATAAAAGTCCAAGAATGGACAACTTGGTTGGGAGGGGAATTCTCATTTGGCACTCTCTGCATTAACTTGTTTTATTAGCTATGCTCAAAACTGCATCATTCATTGGTGTGGCATCAAGTTATCACATTTTTTGTAATCTTCATAAAGTCAACAACAGTTGATGACAGTTTTAGaagatataaaaatattttgaaattgcgACTTTTACAAAGTTATTGTTTAGTATTAATGATATTCTTGGGGTGAAAAAGATATGATTGTCAACCACAGAGAAGTGATCAGGCACCAGCTCAAATGCCCTGATCCAAAATTGACCATCTgaacaaaaaatttagaatttttcaTCTTGGTAGCAACATCTGTCTTTGAGGGCAGCAAGCAATATCATGATCAAAGAGCAAAGTGCTTACTTGTCAGGTTAAATTTCTTGTATACATCCCTCCGGCCTCTGCCTATCCTCCCTTTTAAATGGAATTTGACCTTCAATCAACATAAGCCAGCAGGAGCAATGTACCATGCATTTTGTCCTATTTCTTTGTCCTACCCTTCAGAACCCACTTCAGAAATATCTTTGAGATTTATAATTTGGCATTACCcccttttttatataaaaaaacaaatcaatgaAATGCTTTAGTTTGATTAATTCTTAAATATTAGTTTATTTGGTCCATGCCTTGACACTGGAAAAATAAATAGCCTGCATATATCCAACCTACACCACCTCACAGCCATTTGCCTTGTATACATTATTCCAACTTCAAATAACTCCaaattctctccctctctctctctctgtctttctctctctcacaagtATATAAAAGTTTGCAGATAAAATCATGTCATTGCCGTCTCATCTGCCCAAACTCATTCTCCttaatttatatgaaaatgaaaagtacTTTCCTTGCCAACGATCACAATACACaatcttcttttcccttttaGATTCTATACTCATTCCAGATACCAAGTTATACATTCTGAGCATCCTTTCttcacacaaacacacactaAAAGAAGTAAGAAAGAAGACATAGTCTTCCTGGCCGGTTGAAGACATATGCATATCTCCAACTCTGTCACCAATCATCTGTGTTCATTCATTTCAAGGATGTTATAATTGGGATATCTACCTTTTGCTTCCCACCATGGCCAAACTTATCTCGAGTTTCCTCCGTCGTCATAATCCGATAATACTTGTCTTTATTTTCCTCAGTGCctcatattttgttttctcacaGACCCCAGATGTTGAGTGTGTCATTGATATTCAAGCCTCTTCATCTTGGCGTAACTCAAGTTGTGAGGCAGGAAATTGGGGTGGATTTATCAGTAATTGTTGTGAAGTAGTTTTTGATGACTACCTGCATGCCTTGGGACAGAGGGCCAACCAGACCGGGAAGCTCTTCTTGAATTCCACAGAGCAGACGAACTGCTTAGTCCTAATGAAGGGTATTAAGGAGGATGTTTTGAGTTGTGGCATCGAGAAGCTAACAAGTGGAGCCGGCGGCTGCTCTGACTATACTAAACTagatgtttttaataatttacgGAACACAATGGAAAGTTTAGAAGAAGACTGTAAGCTTTTGGGCACAGCCGAAAAATCTGATCTGGTTTGCAGTGCATGCTTGAAAAGGTGGGAAGAGATTGTTGCATCATCAGACAATGAGAGTGGTTCATCGAAGGTTGAAGCCAATATCTGTGGTTTTGCTGTTTTGGTATCCTTAACAAGCAAGAGGATTGATGATAAGGATTTTGTTCAGGCACTTTATGAATGCCTTGGGGATCAGAGACTTTCAGCAGGTAGGCAGTCCTcgcctttttttcttttaccatTAGAAGGTAGGCAGCCAGACAATCAGCAAAGATATTTGATTCTATTTCATGTCTTCATCTTTGTATCTTTATACAATTATAAGTTGTAGCATTTTTGTTACTTAACCTCCAGCTAAGAAATTGCTTTTGCTTCCATTGCAGATGAACAGCGAAGCTCGGGGACTAATGCTATAAACTTGAGCACAGgtaattttaaatacattatgGTCATCACAGCACCTTTTGAGTCCTAAATTCTAGGAAGTTTCTTTGCTGGCAGTTTTTTTTAAGGTCGGTCATGATGAAGCGAGGTTTCATGgtaattttgattaatttcatGAGAATGTCAGGTATATGGATTGTATCTGGTGGTCTAGCAGGAATTGCAGCAATGATACTCATTGCCACATGGACCTTATGTAGAAAAGGGCCTCAAAAGAGTGTTTCAGCTGAGAAATATGGTATTTCTCCAAAAAGTTTCACATCTCACTTGAAACCCAACGGTAGTAAAATGTTGCTAACCTGTGTTTAACTGGACAGCATCAAACGATTCACTGTCTGAAGAACCTGGCAGCTTTAAAATATCAATCAAGGAAATTTATGCAGCGACCGACAATCTAAGTGCAGTCAATTTCATTGGCCAAGGCGGAGCTGGTAAGAATGTCTATGATTCATTTTTTCTACTTTTGCTGTTGGTAATAATGACTGACTAATTAAAGATGTCCAAAAAGAGCAAAGCCAGCTCTGTAATGGAGACTAAACCCTCTCCCAGAACAGGAAGAAATTTTAAGCAGAAACAAAGGCATATAATAGAATTACAGAAGAGAAGCTACCAAGAACTGGCTTCTAAATTCTAATACTATTCTGATAATATTCCAGGAAAGGTATATAAAGGCATACTCTTGAATGGGAAGCATGTTGCAGTCAAGCACATAATCAATGATGGCTCTGTAGAGACATTCATCAGAGAAGTAACAAGCCTTTCCGATGTTAGACATCCGAGCCTTGTAGCTTTGCTTGGCTATTGTGAAGATGTAGAAGAATGTTTCCTGGTCTATGAACTTTGTCAAAATGGGAACCTTTCAGAGTGGCTATTTGGTAAGTTCGTTCATATTTCCTTTGGTGAAAATTTTCTCTAGATTTTTCATCGATTGGAAAGCCAATTCAAAGCTGATTACAGGTAAAGATAAAAGTCTACCATGGATAATGAGACTTGAGCTTGCAATTGACAGTGCAAGAGGCCTTTGGTCTCTGCACACTTATCCGGATGGCTGCATTGTTCACCGCGATATCAAGGTAGGCCTATATTATCTGCACTatcttctgtttttgcccCCTCTGTTGCTGTTTGTTTGCCGCTCATTTCTTCAAACAATTTTTCTTGTCCCAATTGGCAGCCAACAAACATTCTCATCGACAACAACTTTCAAGCCAAACTGTCAGACTTCGGGTTATCTAAAGTTATGGACTTGGGCCAGTCCTATGTGAGCTCAGAAGTGAGAGGGACATTTGGTTATGTCGATCCTGAGTACAGACAGAACCACCACGTAAATGCTTCAGGAGATGTCTACAGTTTTGGAATAGTTCTTCTACAACTTATCTCGGGCCGCAGGGTTATCAATCTGAACTCACAAAAACCAATGCCACTTGGTAAAATGGTGAGAAACTTCATATTTTCCACATTTGTAAAGAACTATTTCAAGTCACTGATTTGGCTTATTATGTACCATGCCTTTGCTCTACAGGCCAGGGCCCTCACAAAAGGCGGTGATGTAACAGAATTTGCAGATCCTAAGCTTAACGGGGAGTACTCGGTAGTAGCCTTCGACCTTGTGTTCAACCTAGCTTTGTCATGCACAGGACTAAAGCAGCAAAGGCCAGGCATGGAGCAAGTGGTCTCAAAACTGGAAAAGGCACTAGATATCTCGACCCAAATGGAGCCAATTTCTTTGACCGCACCAATCAAGacttgaaattgaagaaagcaTAGCAGAAAGTTTTTGTATATTGAAACAATCATGGATTATTTTCAGCTTAGAAAATGTATCATATCATTAATTATTACTGATTTCATGTGGAAAAGGAATTAGAATAGATTACAAtacaacaatttttttgtACAAAGCTTCATTGAAAAAAACAGAAGCTGATCATACAGTCATTAGCTCTTCAAAAAACCGagccaacaacaaaataaaaccagaTAAAAAAACTAGAACAGCGCCATATCTACAGAAGACCCCGAATTTACAAGAGGCCTGAAAAGAATTAAGCAATGTAAGTATCCCACAAAAATTTGGGCTACCTAACGTGAACAAATCTCTCTTGAGGAAGAACTCCACGTGCCATTGGGCTAGAGGATCGTCTTTCATGGAATTCGTGTAGTAGCCTGATGAGAGCACTAGCCTTTCTGCTTGCTCGAGATGTGCCTTCACTGAGTTGGGAATATAACGATCCCATAAGAGAAGGGCTCTTAACCAGAAGAAGAACAACATCATTGCCACCATTTAGACAAAGAGCCATCAACAAAGACACACAGAACTCCTTCCCTGCCCTTGGAATGGAGGAATTCAAAATCCTCACTATCGCATCCAAAGCTTTGCAACCCGAAATTGCAACTGATCCATCTGGTTTTTCCGCCAGAGTTGATAGAATTGCTAGAGCATCTGTGACAAGAACTTCACTATCAGAAGATGTTAAGATATTAATCAGCACAGGAACTAACCCTGCTGCTATCACCCTCCTATGATTTGCAGGGTGTGTAAGGAGCCCGAAAATCGCAACCAAAGCGTTTTTCTTGGCCCTATCTGTCCCATCCTTGATCATCTCCATCAAAGCCGGCATGACCTCTGGATTTTCTCCAATCATTATCCGGTACTCCTCAATCGAAGCGAGGTAAAACATTGTGCCAGCAGCATGCTGACAAGCCTCTGGTTTGAGACCCTTCTTTAACACATCCACAATCAAATCCAGACCCCCATTTTCAACAATCGCATCCTTGCTTTTGGAATGCTTGGAGAGATTCAACAAGGCTGCAATGGAATTCTCTTGGGTCACTGAATCTGCTGAAGATAACAGCTTTAACAAATGTGGGATCACACCAGCTTCAACCAAACAAGACCTGTTAAAAATGCTTGTTTTCGAAAGAAGCCGGATCTCATAAGCAGCCTTGTTCTGCTCTTCTCGTGTCCCAACATCTAGCCTGCCACTGAGGAACTCAGCCACCATCTTCGTGGCTCCCTCAGCTGCCAAACTGCCAGCAACTGCAAGCCTAGTCTTCCCAGTGTCAAGATTTCGATTATCCGAAGCAGCAAACGGAACACAATTCGCAGCACAATACTGCTGAATCAACCTCTTCAGCGCCAAATTGGGGACCACCTCCATGTTCTTGAGCTTCTCACCCGTCTTGGGACAAATGGGATTGCCAGCTCTGAACCATTTCATAATCGAACTCCGATCGTAGCTATGCCCTGTCCTTATTGTCACAGGATCAACCATGATTTCCAACGAAATTGGGCACTGGAAATCTTCTACATTGAGACGATTCAACACCTCACTGCTACTGCATTTCGTCTCGGATCTTCGACCCCTTTCACCATCAACAACATTGAACAACACACATCGACAATAGCACATAAACCCCTTCAGGCTGCTCAAGAAACCcacttctctcttttcttcagTCAAATTCTCAACCTCAATTTCTGAGTCCAAGAACTTGACTTGCCTCTCACAATTGCTCCACTTTCTAATCCCAAGATACTCGAGAACCCATTTCAAATGGCTCCCGCCCGAAACAACCCCTTTCTCAAACCCGACCAAGACGGACCTAACCGCCTCCACGACCCGAATATCATCCGGGTCGACTTCAAACATCGCCTTTCGCGCTTGCCTAGTCACTAATTCTACATGCTCCTTCACCTCAACCGGTGCGTTGACCGAAACGAGAGGCAGAACATCGAGAGCCGTACCCATGGCCCTACTCAAGACCCGAAAATGGTTCGCTACACGATCCGAATTTATCAGCATCCATACCCGGGCGTCGTCCCGGGTCAAATCTTCCAACAATAACTGGACTTTCTGGAAGGCCAAATGGAGCTCCGACAAGCACAAAACCGCCGAAGCCGAAAGAACCGACTGCCCGTCTCGGATTTCTTCGAGAAAAACTCGAACGACCCCGATTTGTCTTACGGTTTCGCGAGCGTTTCTGTTGTTGCTGGCGATGAATTTGGATTTGTACGAGCAAATGATGTGGGTGAGAGTGATGAGTGAGTTCAGGAGCGTCTGGGGAGCTATGGCTTCACATGGATGAACCGCCGGGTATGTGAGAATCCGGCGACCCGACCCGCTTCTTTGGATCATTTGAAACAAAAGAACGAAATGGATAAAAAGGTTGGTGTTtggatttgggttttgtttgtttgtttggttttgaggGCTGGACCTTCGCACGTTTATATAGGGAGAAGAGTTGGGGACACGTGTCGAAGGGCTATTTGATAGTCAATGGGTTTACAGGATCCGAGGGCGCCTACAGAGTGAAACTTGAGAGTTCAGCGGTCAACACGTGGCGTGGGGGACACGTGGGCATGGGAAAGGCGGCTTCGTAGAGT
The window above is part of the Prunus dulcis chromosome 1, ALMONDv2, whole genome shotgun sequence genome. Proteins encoded here:
- the LOC117616688 gene encoding probable LRR receptor-like serine/threonine-protein kinase At2g28960, whose amino-acid sequence is MAKLISSFLRRHNPIILVFIFLSASYFVFSQTPDVECVIDIQASSSWRNSSCEAGNWGGFISNCCEVVFDDYLHALGQRANQTGKLFLNSTEQTNCLVLMKGIKEDVLSCGIEKLTSGAGGCSDYTKLDVFNNLRNTMESLEEDCKLLGTAEKSDLVCSACLKRWEEIVASSDNESGSSKVEANICGFAVLVSLTSKRIDDKDFVQALYECLGDQRLSADEQRSSGTNAINLSTGIWIVSGGLAGIAAMILIATWTLCRKGPQKSVSAEKYASNDSLSEEPGSFKISIKEIYAATDNLSAVNFIGQGGAGKVYKGILLNGKHVAVKHIINDGSVETFIREVTSLSDVRHPSLVALLGYCEDVEECFLVYELCQNGNLSEWLFGKDKSLPWIMRLELAIDSARGLWSLHTYPDGCIVHRDIKPTNILIDNNFQAKLSDFGLSKVMDLGQSYVSSEVRGTFGYVDPEYRQNHHVNASGDVYSFGIVLLQLISGRRVINLNSQKPMPLGKMARALTKGGDVTEFADPKLNGEYSVVAFDLVFNLALSCTGLKQQRPGMEQVVSKLEKALDISTQMEPISLTAPIKT
- the LOC117616093 gene encoding U-box domain-containing protein 18, whose protein sequence is MIQRSGSGRRILTYPAVHPCEAIAPQTLLNSLITLTHIICSYKSKFIASNNRNARETVRQIGVVRVFLEEIRDGQSVLSASAVLCLSELHLAFQKVQLLLEDLTRDDARVWMLINSDRVANHFRVLSRAMGTALDVLPLVSVNAPVEVKEHVELVTRQARKAMFEVDPDDIRVVEAVRSVLVGFEKGVVSGGSHLKWVLEYLGIRKWSNCERQVKFLDSEIEVENLTEEKREVGFLSSLKGFMCYCRCVLFNVVDGERGRRSETKCSSSEVLNRLNVEDFQCPISLEIMVDPVTIRTGHSYDRSSIMKWFRAGNPICPKTGEKLKNMEVVPNLALKRLIQQYCAANCVPFAASDNRNLDTGKTRLAVAGSLAAEGATKMVAEFLSGRLDVGTREEQNKAAYEIRLLSKTSIFNRSCLVEAGVIPHLLKLLSSADSVTQENSIAALLNLSKHSKSKDAIVENGGLDLIVDVLKKGLKPEACQHAAGTMFYLASIEEYRIMIGENPEVMPALMEMIKDGTDRAKKNALVAIFGLLTHPANHRRVIAAGLVPVLINILTSSDSEVLVTDALAILSTLAEKPDGSVAISGCKALDAIVRILNSSIPRAGKEFCVSLLMALCLNGGNDVVLLLVKSPSLMGSLYSQLSEGTSRASRKASALIRLLHEFHERRSSSPMARGVLPQERFVHVR